The Branchiostoma lanceolatum isolate klBraLanc5 chromosome 7, klBraLanc5.hap2, whole genome shotgun sequence nucleotide sequence ggtaatagttTCTGGTTAATCACAAAAAATACCTCATCATAATAATAAGAATTAATATTCTATTCATTTTGTGGTTATTACATTAGTTTTAGTTGTtctaaaaatgtacaaatgtagttgtaaTTTGACTTACTTGTTCACTTTGTCTTCATCTCCCTTGGCCTGCTTCCCTGCAGTTCTGCTGGCAGATGCTAGGGGTCTCTGTTCCTTCTTATGCTGCCACTGAGCCTCTGTCTGGCTTTCCGCACTGGAGGAAACAACCCGTTTTTTTTAGTAATACAGACTCGTGGATGTTCcttgtttgaagagagccacaccttgagcatgtttgGATCAAACTATCAGTCTCATCTCATATATGTATGATATCTAGTTTAAGTTTGCTTCACAAAACATGTGCTACGCCTCAAAACTCGAGACTAGTTATGCAAAACACCCAAGAATCACACCCACACGCTTCCacagttacaaacaaacaaaggaatcACACTTCATACTTCGTACTGAGTACAGTCACAATacaagttgctagggggtccaTACTTAcgccacttactccctgccccaacaCGGCCAAcagctatccaccactcaaatatcacgacgatagtattagtacatgtgtatttccAGAAAATTAGACCAAAGActaaagttccgctgcagtacagtATGAGGCTaagaggcccattatcaaagTTTACCTTTGTTTCTGCAACACTTACCCACCTACCAATTATCATGAAGATCTATTCACGTTTTGTACATAgttaacatacaaacatacgacCACTGCTGATCAACCATAAGgcaaaaccgaaaacataaccttctggcgaaggtaattaaaggTACAACTCACTTCCTGGTAGTGACGTAATCCCTCAGCAGAGTCTGAACTCTGACCTGGTCCCTCAGCTGTCCCAACTCCAGCTCCAGTCCGCTGTTCTTCCTCCTCAACTTCCTCACCTGTCTGGTCAGGTGCTGGTTCTCAACTGTCAACTGTTAAACATACATTTGATACATGATCATTAACAGTGATTAGGGTTGGACAGCAAGGAAATAAATAAGATATGCAAAGTAACAGCTACtcaactcaagcaactggatcaaatTTGATGATCATGATCATTATCATTCATCATATAAGGGCCCCCCATATAACACCATCAGGGCCAAAGTAGGTGGGCTAaggcagacaggcaggcaggcaagCCTCCAGCCTGGCCCAGAACAAGACAGTTGCACTGGGGGATATATGTACTCAGTAGACCAGTAAAACGTGACCTTCTGGTGTCCAGGGCTTCATACTAGTATGTAGGCAGCTGCTATAAGCGTGATTCAATCATGATCAGGCTATGGGGATAGAATGTGGGATAAATGAgtatgatctacatgtatctgttcatCAGTATAACGTTACTACACATGTACTGAcgaagtcactgacgaaagacagcggatgctatctgaaacgtctgactgtttcagaaTCTTACtagtatccagttgcttgagtaattatttttggcgtatcttattacctggatgtctaaccttcatcaacgtactacACATGTAGTTTAGATGATGCTAGACATGATATTAAACCTGTATTCATTTatgacctacccacataacgtTAACATGCTtatattttttctgcaatctCATTTCATCTCTACAAACTCCAGGAGGCTGGTGGGTGTTTTTCCAGCCCTGAGCTAGTGGCTGAGCGACTccaaattatgaatatcatgtCAAACACAGAATATAATTTTATGTGAGTGACCGAACGTACAAGGTATGTAGTTTACCTTTGCAAATAATCATAAATGGTTGGAATCATAATCTACGTAGTCTATCTCACTACCATGCCAAGTTCTAGACCTTTTAAGCATATAACCTGCTTGCTTTAAGTAAATCTTTAAGTCATAAATAAATGGCGTTGAAAATAATTTTAACGCTTGGTTCTACAACTTACAACAGTACAAACAACATGTTGATCGGTCCGACTATTTTTTACCTTGTTGCAGACGTGAATACTCGGCATATCCATACTGGTCCACTCTTGAGGTTTTCTGTAGTCCTTAGAGAAAATTCACAACCAGAATCTACCATGGTTATGATGCTACATAACCAATTTTAACAGCGTTTGACTTTCTAGATTACCAAAAGTGTTCCacttccgccattttgaatttaccGCCTACATTAGCTGTCCAGTGAAAACTATTCAATGCCTTGATAATCATTTAAGATTAATCGTTCATAGATATATACTTCACCTTTTCTAGTTCAAATTTTCGTATAACCATATCATGAATAAATTAATATTTTATTGGTTTTTATTAATTTATGTGTAACGCTATGTATTAATTGGTATTGTCAGTTTTTTAAGGCGAAGAAATTGAAAACCGtgaacagcatttttttatatCACCTGTTAGAGAAGACAAAATGGCGACACCGGTTAAAGTTGCGAAGACAGACTCGTGGGATGACTGCTTTCACGCTGCTGTGGAGGTAGCCAGAGAAGCAGGGGAGGTGAGACACAGGCCTAGAGTTATTTATGAACATATTATTGTGCACATTTCGATAATATCCTCGCCCTTAAGTGTTGTAGCTCACCTTGAAATTCGTTTTGCCCgaggcgtgggaggggggcatagaaATTTTTTGGAATGACATCTTTCCCAAAATCAACTCAACCTCGTACAGAACAATGGCAGTCGAACCTGTCTTCTTGTTTCCTCAGTGTGTGATTCTCCTCATTCAATTCTCCCACCCTTTCATCAGAGACTACCCAGAAGCTATCGTTAATGTTTAAACCTTGTTCTTGTACAGATGCAAGTGTTGTACCTTCAGTTTCCCATGTACTATCTATAGGCAACGCCCCTCAGTTGGTGTCAAATACTCAAACGCCGGTCACTACCAGTCTCCAGTGGGTTTCTAGACGTCCCCCCCCTTACCGTTTCCCCTAGTCAAATTATTCCCCCCTGTCCtggacgccccccccccccaagacgTTTTCCCATGTCCTTTCCCCGTCAAATATTTGTCTCCCCTAATCAagtaaaacatatttttgtaacaaatTTGACTTCAAGTAAACTGGTATATTTCTTAGCAAAGTCAGAAATTATCAATCGGCAAAGACCGGTACCCCTCCAGTGGGGgctgaaaagagtagaaatttggccaatttctactcttttctgCCACCTCTGGACcccggtagaggctagtaaAGCGCCCAAGGACTCCTAGTATGTCCATAGGACAGTCCGACTCTTACTGGGATGGACACCAACTCTTTTCAAAACTCAATAAGTGTGGTGCGTTCTTTAACGTTATAACATGCTGGAGGTGTGGCTTTTCTCCaacacgagacctccattttagcgtcctattcgagggacgtccctaactgaaacCGGGTACTCATTTTCGAATGTCAGACAAGTCAGCACACACTCGGCACCTAGCTAATCAAAACAACTCGGCACCGTGCCAAAGACCGTTTTTACATGTTTCGACAGAAAAAGGACACCTAACCTTAACAATAACCCTAATTCTTTGGTGGAAATGTGTGGAAATTTGAGAACAAtaccttttccaagggcacaacactttGACATGTCAGGGGTTTAAACCCAGACTGTTGATTCTTGACCAAAACTCTAACCGCTATGCACTTGAGGTGTGTATCACATGGATAATAGTAGTAGATTATTTTGTAATTATAGGATAAACATGTGTTTgttgtgtaacgttataggaGATACGACGTGCCTTCAGCAGTGAGAAGCGTATTGAGACCAAGTCGTGTGCCGTGGACCTGGTGACAGAGACCGATCAGAaagtggagaagatgatcatctCTACGCTGAGGGAGAAGTTTCCAACCCACAGGTgagacacagaaaaaaagttaagtgatctcaaactagtttagctcaaatgaactcaatgaacagatgagctaatcttccactggtcgtgacagagaagactagctcttttcaacaagcacaatgaacagtggaccacggcttaacgtcccatcctaaagactgcgaccctttccggtagcgtgcatgtcgggtgagcgacatggccgggatcgaaccctcGGCttttagttccagaggcaagatcgctaacgtTAAAGCTTACCTGAAACGGGTTtcaaattctttattttctatGATTTTCTGACGATTCTAGGGGTCCTTTACCTCCTGGTTGGATTGGGATATTTTTCATGTGATGATTCTGTCGGGAAGTTATGTTAAAACGTCCTCAAATAGTGTGTTTTTATGCATCTGAGAGGGAATGCAAATCAGATGCAAATGTTATGCATGACGTCACAACTATGAGTGCAGTTCACTACAATGGCGCCTTCTACAACTTTTAGACCTAATAATACTAGCGGCGGacagtatactagtagtgtATCAAGAGGGCCAAATGGTGTCGGCTATAAAAATGGTCAGTCCACTAGCGGCAGGGATATCTCTCCACAGATTCGGGAGGTGTTAGAATCAGTTTGTCTCCGAAAACAAAGTTGTACTGATCTCAGGGGCCTTCGCGCGGGAGGGCCGGGCAGCTCAAGCCGCCCGCCAGGTCAGGTCCCGTTATAACCACCGCCGCGGACGGCACGATCACAAGCCCGGCACCAACAAGCTTTTACAGGCGGAATCTTTCGTCCAAGCGGCAGCTACAGGCCCGGGAAAGTCCGCGGGAAGCTTGTTGGGCTGTCCGGCAGCAGGTTTCGGAGGAATGTCGCCCTGACTCGGCCACACACCCGGGCGGTGGGTCTGATTTCACCGCGCCACTGAACCGCGATAGCAGCAGTCTCCTCCCGAACACGCACCGAGAACAGCCCGGTAAGTCCGATGGTGACGTTTCCGAGGGTTTCTTGCTGTTGCTAAAGACGGTCATGGCGTCTGGGAGGACCGGTCCAAGTAGAGAAGTCAGAGAGAACGTTTTGGGGCAGTTCGTCTGCTTCTGGCAAGACGCCAGGCTTAcacaataacagaaaaaaatggccGCGGACGCCGCTCAAGTAGATTTCCTATCACGaaattttctgtctgttttctcaatttcaaggacAGTTAGCCACGAACTGTCTACCCAATATgaaagacaaacacacatactttTGTGTGGAATGTACTTTGACTCGCATTTCTTATGCCAACCGTTGTAAATTCTACGTAGTTGACACTGTACACCATGCAAACAACGCGCGTGACCGAAGGTTTGGACCGTACGATCGAGACACAAATTTCTGCGCTTCCACAGCCAAATGTATCTTGACATTAATGCACAGTATGGACACCGTACCTCAAGCTAATGCAAGTTGATGCTATAGTTGGCATATAGTAGAGGAGATGACTGTTTGTACCCGCTATTGTACAGTAATTTGTACGTTAAAGTAGTGAACTTTCTTCCGCTTGGTGGCGACTTGCGTTATCCAATCGCATCGGAATGGAATAAATTTCAAGGGCCTGTTAAGTATTTATTGGTAATGTGAATtcaatacaattttttctaagAGAAGTAAAATATGTGTTCTTTCGACAGACCGAGTTTTGTCTCTGAATTATGTTTCCTTTTTAAGATATGAGACCATCAAACATGTGTTATTCCAACAAGCAGCCATATGAGCTACACGAGAGTCATAGTTGTGACCTCACACCCTGTTCCTAATTAGTCCCACCCAGgagtacaaagtacaaattttTAGGTCGCCGTTTCAGCAAGTTCTTGCCGGAGAACTGATTTAAAGATTAcatagatgttttcagaaaagattgaatttttacATGAATGATAGAGGAAATTTCAGGAGATTTCATTTCAGGTAAGCtttaaccactggactacgcacactacCATTACACACAGCTATAGATATAAGCAGGACTTGATGACCCTTATCTACTGATAGATGTGAGAAACATCCAGTCAATAGTGCAAACAAATTTCTTATTGAAAGGAACTTACTCAAACTAACTAACTGTCAATAGCCTACATATGCATGTAGGCCAAGTTGAATTGCAGCAATGCAGAGACACTTATGCCTTCCTTTGATAAAAACCTTTAGAACaccgaagtagccgtttggcacccaattcgcTATATTGGTTACATAtctagagttaggcagcagggagaaggttaatctcTTCCCTACTAAGGTAGCTTTCTGGCAGCAAGTTTGTGTTGATTGCAAGGTCAGACAGTAGCAAGAACTTTAAACTACATATACACAGTATATAGTACCTTCAGCCCTGTACTATACTTGTGCAGTTTTCAGTTATCTGTAATGGAATAGTGTCCCAAGTCTTTTCTTTCCAGTTTGTCTGTTATTTAGTGGTATATTTTCAAGTGTTATAGTTATACTTCCacagtactagtatgttttTGATAACTTTCTTTATTCATCAGTTTCATAGGTGAGGAGTCTGCCGCGGCAGGTGAGAAAGTGGAGTTGACTGACAACCCCACCTGGATCATCGATCCTGTGGACGGTACCACTAACTTTGTACACGGGTGGGTAGAACTACATTGTAGATCTGTCTGGATCAGTTAGACACCTCGTAATATATACAGGAAGTGTCCTAGAATGGCTAGATTGGGAGATCTTTTTTAATCAGGGTTTTTACATTCGGTCAAAATTAGTATGGTAACCATGGTGTGGAGGTAAGCAATTATTTGCTGAGATACTGTTACTGCAGAAACGTctgcgttggttttatgttcgcgtttttttgTGGTATACTGGTAAGCTCTTCACCAGGAACTAAAAACCACAGCGTATATTTTCCCCTCGtaacccccttgtctactattgtctgaaacgcaaacttaaaacaactgtgaacactccattttctatatatatctacagTACCATGAAATTAGAACAATGCAAACTTGGATGCATTTTCAGTAACAGATTAAACACCTAGGTTGGGGAAATTCCTGATCCAAGCTAAACTAAAACCTGTTCTCTTTGATTGCTACATACGTATGTACATCTTATTCTTTTAGTCTACaatgtcaaatgtttttttataaacaaCGTCtttaaacaaaatgtattttcaccACAATTTCAGGTTCCCCTTCGTTGCTGTGTCTATTGCATTGTCAGTTAACAAAGAGGTGAGGAACATGACAACAACAATACTTACCTACAATGAAATGATATGCGATTTAACCTCTGAATAATCCCTTCATGAAAATATAAATCATTGTTCATGTTGTCACTGTTGTTATAcaggattactgtaaatgcagaaatgttcgtggtgggtttatgtttgcgttttttgcggcaaccgtttcacagcgaacataaaaccactgcatacatttttgtccaatattgtgactatagcactgccgcaaactaagaaccactgcaaacactccattttcttgaaataaaaaccacacaaacttaaatggtAGTATTAGCAATGTGGCTTCAGTAAATCAGAGAATACTAGCTTTTGGAGATGAGTGATAAAAACTTTAAggtgttttttgtcttttttgtgtgcatgttaGGTTGTGGTTGGTGTTGTTTACAATGCCATTCTAGACCAGATGTTCACAGGACAGATAGGGAAGGGCGCCTTCATGAACGGGAAACCTATCCATGTTTCTGGACAAGAAGGTGAgtctttgttatctccatgaaaaaaggctttttcatggatatactgttttgcttgcgtttggtgtttgtgtgtatgtatgtgtcaccggatgcttaaagtcaccataactgtagaacctgtacatggattgtaatgatttttggtatgtgggtgggtgttaagaggaggaaggtcaaggtcgatttttggccccctggcatgtgtgactggaactgcaatggcgtatttgtaaaaatcttcaatgtagaagaactgaagagaggatcgacagatcgtcatgttatttggtacacaggtaggttagaccaagatgtccacacttaagtgcaaactatgcaaatgagaccgaatgtGCATAaataaggaggtaaatcgtttgcatgtgtgtcgctggatgctcaaagtcagcataactgtagaacgtgtagatggattgtaatgatatttggtatgtgggtatgcgctgggaggagaatggtcaaggtcgattttgggccccctggtttgtgtcccaggaactacaatggcctatttgtaaaaatgttctaaaggggtataactgaagaaaggaacaacagattttcatgttatttggtacgcaggtaggttggacagagatgtacacactgaagtgcaaatcatgcaaagttagtgtatttgcgtgtgtgtgcgcgtgtgtgtatgtttgtgtcaccgtgtgtgtatgtatgtgtcaccggatgcgtaaaatcagcataactatagaacgtgtagatctgatgatatttggtatgtgggtaggtgtcaagaggaaaaaggtcaaggtcgattttgggccccctggtatgtgtcactggaactgtaatggcgtatttgtcaaaatcttcataggagaataactgaagaaaggagcgacagattttcatgttatttactatgcaggtagcttagagagggttgtataaaatgaagtgcaaattatgcaaattggacctaatttgcataagtaatgaggaaaatcttgtggcactactaacagctattagtagctattaatagcgaaagtgggtcacttctcctaaGCCCCCCCCCgacaggtggccgggggtcataccattgagcgatatagaatggggggaactggtttaataaataaaaaatttcatggagattttgggtcctaaggctcttgttttattttattttattagaattgcaacagtacaatacacgtggggcACGGGCAGCTATTTCTGGtttcgtgacccacacataatatacccattcttttacacctgggtggggtgaggaaagttgtgtaaagtgcctttcccaagggcacaacatttcaATGGCACTAGGTGATTCGAACTTgagaccgctgggttctgggccaaaaaccctgccgttacaccacacaCCACACGGTTCTCTTAAGCCCCGATTAGACACAGTTGAGCTTGGCCTCTCAAccttcctccaatgattgtgtATGTTGGGAGTAGTTTTCAGGAGCTAGGTCGGCtatggttggctggtggtcaacgcggttggctggtgtttgggaatcaaatttgactcttaatctacatgtaaaactggtcagactgctcccaacCTACCACCGACCTTGGTCGGgtagtggtcgggagcaataTTTTGTTATGTGTAACCAGGGCTTGATGTGACAGACAAGTGTGTACAAACATATTGTGATCCCtacgagtaaaaaaaaaaactacaaatgtacttatCTGTTTCTGATGTAGAATAATATTAAGCCATGTTAAGACATGCAGTTCTTTAGTTCATGAATGAATGGAATTTATTGCTGATCAATTGCATAAGATTATTGTGCAAGCGACATTTGTACTTCTACTTAATGATAGCAATTCTTGTCTAATCTAATCTAAATGCTTATAAATGACACTAATAGTAACTAAGTAGCTTTTATCAATACCAATTTATGTTTGATAAATTTGTTCAAATTTGCTATAAGTAGATCATTTGGTCTCACTTTTGTGATAAATGACAAATAAATTGACCAACACAGGCAGATACAGGTGCAGGCtataatacaaaaatgtaggaaCAAATTATGCTTAGTTACCATTGccttcatcaatttttgatctTTATATGTCTTCCACAGACCTTAGCCAGTCCCTACTCATCTCGGAGTTTGGGTCTAGTAGAGACAAAGAAAAGATGGACCTGGTCTTCAGTAATCTTGGGTCATTTCTTAACGAGAAAAACTCAGCTCATGGGtaagtgttgttttttaaatcatCACTTTTGTGTTATATTTGCCCTCTTGTATTtcactatgtatgtatgtatgtggtagTAGGtactaatactagtacatgtatatgtctgttATATCTTGATACATTGAAACAACAATTGACAAGCTTTATTTGACCTGCTTATCAAGAGAGACTTGTCGTCTTGTTTGACAAatatgcagccactctctcattggtggaacctgtaattgccatgctatcattggttaaactgctaaATATGATTAACAGTCAGTACCACTCTATACTATAGCACACAGATGCTTGTTTTCCTTTGTGCACGTAATAGCACCATCTATTTTTTTGTCTCTCACCCCTTTTCCTTATTTTTAAACTAAAGATCTTCTCTCTCTTCTATGTCCGTTACCACAGGGTACGGTCCATGGGTTCCGCTGCACTAAACATGTCGCATGTCGCCTGTGGTGGTGGGGACGCTTATTTCGAGTTCGGGATCCATTGCTGGGACGTAGCGGCGGGGTACCTAGTCGTAAAAGAAGCAGGAGGGGTTGTTTTAGACACCGCAGGTgaggattgttttttttttttgtgtgtttgctttTAGGTGCAGGCTGCTTGGATCCGCAGCACTGGATATGTGCCAGATAGCCATTGGTGGAGGAGACATGTACTACCAGTATGGGATCCACGTGTGGGACATCGCTGCAGGGGCACTGATCATTAGGGAAGCCGGGGGAGTAGTGTGGGACACCACAGGTAGGAATGGAGGAGTAGTGTGGGACACCACAGGTAGGAATGGGGGAGTAGTGTTGGACACCAAAGGTAGGAATGGGGGAGTAGTGTGGGACACCACAGGTAGGAATGGGGGAGTAGTGTGGGACACCACATGTAGGAATGGGGGAGTAGTGTGGGACACCGCAGCTAGGAATGGGGGAGTAGTGTGGGACACCACAGGTAGGAATGGGGGAGTAGTGTGGGACACCACAGGTAGGAATGGGGGAGTGGTGTGGGACACCACAGGTAGGAATGGGGAGTTGTGTGGGACACCACAGGTAGGAATGGGGGAGAATTACAGTACACAGAACATCACCTAATCTGCATTTCTTTTGTACATTGCTAGAGGGAGCACATTTATCCTAATTTGAATATCCATACATTACCTTTGATTACACTTTTGGCCATGTgttgatgtttcttttttttttttttttgctcttaCTTCAGAGGAAAagatttcttcatttttggttgGTGGATGAAAAACTAGGAAATCAAAGAATTTTTTGGATAAATTCTGGTCCTGTTATTTTTCCCTGCAGGAGGACCGTTCGACATGATGTCCAGACGCGTCTTGTGTGCGAGTAGCGAGAAGCTGGCGAGGACGATAGCAGAGGGACTGACGCAAATGGAGCTTCAGCGAGATTAACTCAGCTGTCCTTTACTATGCCTTCCTCATTGTAATCTTTTCTTGTATAGCTTAgggatgcgtacctaaacgtaatatcaggtacatgtacaggcagACAGCTCTAGAAAAGATACTGAAAAATCATTacataaaaaaaggagaaagTGGAAGATTTAAGGTCTTTTTAGATGCAAAATTTCTGGTGATTGTgtactttatttttttctaatggaATTATGGATTTGCTGAAATATGATTTTACACAGCAGTGTGGTGGTAGTCTGGAAGCCCTTCTATGTGTTCTATGATTCAAATGCTTTATTTATCAACATTtagtaacaattagttcagaAGCACACATAGGGAGCAAAGTATTTAGTTGTACCTTTGTATTGCAAAGCATCATTGGTATTCTCAACCTCCACTGTTACGTGCAATGTAGTTGTACTGTATGTTGTCTGTGTTCCCAAAGAGTTGGTatagatatagaatacaatatggtgtattccgtatcacgtGAGGCACTAGCCCGACCTCAGGGAGagctgggaccgagggtaatGCGGAATGCACTGTGTTGTAtttactttatgtcatacccacactggccacacatttcaatgtaaaaTGCACCAGGAGTTAAGAAAATTTGATgtccaaaaacaaaaaaattataacattTCCAACGTCccaatccggtattcaaatttttgacagttgtGCTCTAGTTTGAAATATTCCATGAAAGCTTGACTGTGTAATACA carries:
- the LOC136437924 gene encoding inositol monophosphatase 1-like isoform X2 is translated as MATPVKVAKTDSWDDCFHAAVEVAREAGEEIRRAFSSEKRIETKSCAVDLVTETDQKVEKMIISTLREKFPTHSFIGEESAAAGEKVELTDNPTWIIDPVDGTTNFVHGFPFVAVSIALSVNKEVVVGVVYNAILDQMFTGQIGKGAFMNGKPIHVSGQEDLSQSLLISEFGSSRDKEKMDLVFSNLGSFLNEKNSAHGCRLLGSAALDMCQIAIGGGDMYYQYGIHVWDIAAGALIIREAGGVVWDTTGGPFDMMSRRVLCASSEKLARTIAEGLTQMELQRD
- the LOC136437924 gene encoding inositol monophosphatase 1-like isoform X1 encodes the protein MATPVKVAKTDSWDDCFHAAVEVAREAGEEIRRAFSSEKRIETKSCAVDLVTETDQKVEKMIISTLREKFPTHSFIGEESAAAGEKVELTDNPTWIIDPVDGTTNFVHGFPFVAVSIALSVNKEVVVGVVYNAILDQMFTGQIGKGAFMNGKPIHVSGQEDLSQSLLISEFGSSRDKEKMDLVFSNLGSFLNEKNSAHGVRSMGSAALNMSHVACGGGDAYFEFGIHCWDVAAGYLVVKEAGGVVLDTAGGPFDMMSRRVLCASSEKLARTIAEGLTQMELQRD